One part of the Esox lucius isolate fEsoLuc1 chromosome 10, fEsoLuc1.pri, whole genome shotgun sequence genome encodes these proteins:
- the LOC105028031 gene encoding sperm acrosome membrane-associated protein 4, giving the protein MNKTIFGIVAVAATFMLAEALTCNNCNFGLMGFCLTPRSTVCTTNTSTCFTGKAAFPSLPSFSGFNSQGCMENALCTNSTSGTILGATYTITTTCCNTTLCNPVTTSGAASVKLTVTTVIGAAMVASMWGCML; this is encoded by the exons ATGAACAAAACTATTTTTGGAATTGTAGCAGTTGCTGCAACCTTTATGCTGG CTGAGGCCCTGACATGTAACAATTGCAATTTTGGCCTGATGGGTTTCTGCCTGACCCCCAGAAGTACTGTCTGCACAACCAACACAAGCACCTGCTTCACTGGAAAAGCCG CCTTCCCATCCCTGCCTTCATTCTCCGGCTTCAACTCCCAGGGCTGTATGGAGAACGCTCTGTGCACAAACTCAACCAGTGGAACAATCCTTGGTGCCACCTACACCATAACCACGACCTGCTGCAACACCACCCTTTGTAACCCAGTCACGACCAGTGGTGCAGCCTCTGTCAAGCTCACCGTCACCACAGTTATTGGCGCTGCCATGGTGGCCTCAATGTGGGGCTGCATGCTATAG